ggtgagcatacacaggcatcAAGGTATGTATGTTTGGTcttaggagcaaggtgagcaaCCATAGGTATCAAGGTGAGCAACCATAGGTattaaggtgagcatacacaggtaacaaggtaagtatgcttggtctcacgagcaaggtgagcatacacaggtatcaaggtaagtatgcttagtaaaAGTACaaggggagcatacacaggtatcaaggtaagaatgcttggtctcacgagcaaggtgagcatacacaagtatcaaggtaagtatgcttggtctcacgagcaaggtgagcatacacaggtatcaaggtaagtatgcttagtaaaAGGTGCaaggggagcatacacaggtatcaaggtaagaatgcttggtctcaggagcaaggtgagcatacacaagtatcaaggtaagtatgcttggtaacaggagcaaggtgagcatacacaggtatcaaggtgagtatgcttggtcccTGAAGcatggtgagcatacacaggtatcaaggtgagtatgctcggtctctggagcaaggtgagcatacacaggtatcaagttaagaatgcttggtctcaggagcaaggtgagtgtacacaagtatcaaggtaagtatgcttggtctcaggagcaaggtgagcatacagaggtatcaaggtaagaatgcatGGGTTTAGAAGCAAGGTGacaatacacaggtatcaaggtgccTGGTCCTTggagtaaggtgagcatacacaggtatcaaggtgagtatgcttggtcttaggagcaaggtgagcaaccataggtatcaaggtgagtatgcttggtccctggagcaaggtgagcatccacaggtatcaaggtaagtatgcttggtaacAGAAACAGCAAGAGGAGCATAcgcaggtatcaaggtaagaatgcatggtctcagaagcaaggtgaacatacacaggtatcaaggtaagtatgcctggttccaggagcaaggtgagcatacacaggtttcaaggtgagtatgcttggtctctagaacaaggtgagcatacacaggtatcaaggtaagtatgcttgatctcaGGAGGacgatgagcatacacaggtatcaaggcaagcATGCTTTGTCTTAGGAGCAAGGTgaccatacacaggtatcaaggtaagaatgcatGTTCTCAGaagcaaggtgaacatacacaggtatcgaGGAAAGTATGCCTGGTCCCAAGAGCCAagcgagcatacacaggtatcaaggtgagtatgcttggtctcaggagcaaggtgaggaTACACAGGTATCAATGTAAGTATACCTGGTCCTTggaggtgagcatacacaggtatcaaggtaagcatgattggtctcaggagcaaggttagcatacacatgtatcaaggtgagtatgcttggtccTTGGAGCAAGTTGAGCATcgacaggtatcaaggtaagtatgcttggtaacAGAATCAGCAAAGTTAGCATACACagatatcaaggtaagtatgcctggtccctggagcaaggtgagcacacacaggtatcaaggtgagtatgcttggtcttaggagcaaggtgagcaaccataggtatcaaggtgagtatgcttggtccTTGGAGCAAGTTGAGCAtccacaggtatcaaggtaagtatgcttggtaacAGAATCAGAAaggttagcatacacaggtatcaaggtaagaatgcatggtctcaggagcaaggtgagcatacacaggcatcaaggtaagtatgtttggtcttaggagcaaggtgagcaaccataggtatcaaggtgagtatgcttggtccctggagcaaggtgagcatacacaggtatcaaggtaagcatgcttggtctcaggagcaaggtaaacaACTACagatatcaaggtaagtatgcttggtaacaggagcaaggtgagcatacacaggtatcaagttaAGTATGCTTGGAAATAGGAGCAATGTGATCATACACAGGTAACAAGGTAAATATGCTTATTTTCAGgagcaagataagcatacacaagtatcaaggtaagtatgcctgGTCTCACGAGCAAGGTGAgcgtacacaggtatcaaggtaagaatgcatggtctcagaagcaaggtgagcatacacaggtatcaatgtAAGCATGCTtgttctcaggagcaaggtgagcatacacaggtatcaaggtaaatatgcttattttcaggagcaagataagcatacacaagtatcaaggtaagtatgcttggtctcacgagcaaggtgagcatacacaggtatcaaggtaagtatgcttagtaacAGGAGCAgggggagcatacacaggtatcaaggtaagcatgcttggtctcaggagcaaggtgagcatacacaggtatcaaggtaagtatgcttggtaacagcaccttgatacctgtgtatgttcaccttggtatcaaggtaagaatgcatgttctcagaagcaaggtgagcatacacaggtatcaaggtaagtatgcctggttccaggagcaaggtgagcatacacaggtatcaagatgAGTATGCTTGGTCcctagagcaaggtgagcatacacaagtatcaaggtaagtatgcttgctcTCAGGAGGacgataagcatacacaggtatcaaggtaagcatgcttggtctcaggaggacgatgagcatacacaggtatcaaggtaagcatgtttggtctcaggagcaaggtgagcatacacaggtatcaaggtaagtgtgcttggtctcaggagcaaggtgagcatacacaggtatcaaggtaagtatgcttggcctcaggagcaaggtgagcatacacaggtatcaaggtaagtatgcttggcctcaggagcaaggtgagcatacacaggtatcaaggtaagtaggTCTGTTCCCAGaagcaaagtgagcatacacaggcatcaaggtaagtatgcttggtgccaagagcaaggtgagcatacacaggtaacaaGGTAAGTATGCTGGACTCAGGAGCAAGGTTAACATACACAAGAGCCAGTTAAGAGAGCAATAAGTCCAtttattattaactttattattaaCTCCCACActtgagtcctccaggtgggagttcctttATTTAGggaatggccctttaaatctaggcaggaCGCAGCTGTGTGCTTCTAGAGAGCTGCAGTTGCAGCTGCTATGCAGACGGATCTTGGCGCTGCACCCTCTGTGTTTGCTGAGACCGGGTCCTTCTCAACTGGTGAAAGTAAGAAACCTCacaggcagcagtgtttgcaataatatataacattgctacacaccgctgccatagagtgctaaagacatttGTACagtcctgctatatatatatatatatatatatatatatatatatatatatatatatatatatatatatatatatatatatatataaatgcaaagaacattgtgaagaacattggaatgttatgtatttctattcaaaacacaaaaacaatattaaaattgattaaaaatgatattttatgtTTAAAGATATTTGAttgaaaagggctccaaagtatgtgtgtgtttttatatatatatatatatatatatatatatatatatatatatatatatatatatatatatatatatatatatatatatatatatatgtgtgtgtgtgtgtgtgtgtgtgtgtgtgtattcatgtgtatagatgtgtttgtttatatgtgtatatatgcatttatatacatatttacacatatacagtatactcccacccacaaacatatatacacacatttaaggCCCTTCCCAATAAAAGTCCTTGTTATATACATatctcttttaacccttataaaacatttttttaatcaaaaggtgtatatatgagtgtagtaATTTATTGTGATGTgtttgttaacatttttatttaacctTTATACTTTGCGCTAGGTCTGATGCCGCTCTAATACTTTGAGCTTTTTGTTTGCGCTCGagcaaaactgtttactttcaactcataatatgcacgGTTGTGATATTGCTTGTCTCAAGCTAACATTAGTGCGCCAGAATTAGTATATAGTCAATGATGTAATAAGACTTCATAGAACTTCCTGGTGAGAAAAAATCCTGTTAATTTATATACCTAAATTAACTAAACCATGAGGTATCTCTCCAATTCTTATTAATATATCTAATAaattaatgtaaaaatatattcCCTAGATTAATAGAATTGTTTTAGAATTCAATATCAAATTATTTCCATAAACAGACAACAGATGTTTAAAACATATTGCTAAATCAGAGGGGAAAAAGGAACTTATGATTTGTCCTATAGGCAGcataaaaatgacacaataaatgaCTCACCAGCGCTTATTGCCCCTTTTCTCAGCTTCCACAAACTCCTTCCAGACGCAGTCCTTTCTCACGGCATCCTCCCAGGCTTGCTTTGCCTTGTCCTGGGCACTCTGCACCGGGGCCTGCCTGGCTCCTGGGTGTGTTTTGCCAAGAGAGGACGAAGACACTGAGGCAAGATGTGCTGGACCCTTGTTTGGCAATCTGTATCCCGCTGATGTGGCCCTCCTGATAGTCACTTGTCTGCTGCCCATCTTTACACACTAAGTACACTGGGTAGGCACAGTGAGCTTGTTAGTAATGGTGCAATACTGAACTGTTGGATTTAAGAATTATGCCAAATGTACAATAGAACAACACAACTGTATGAACAAAATATCATTTCTCAGTGCTACATATCTTTAGAGATCCTGCACTCTGTGCCAAGTCTTCTGCTAAGTTACTGATGATGAGTTGTGTTTTACTCTTTATTTAAAGCTGAAGTAAACATTAAAGAGAGCAACACGCTCCAGTTTGTTTACTGTTGCCATTGGAAACCTGATCTCCTGCTTAACTCATGAATATTCACTACAACAGAAGGAGAAGTAGCAAGACAACACAGAGGCTTATGCTGGGAAATTCATCTCCTAGGGAGcaaattgatctatctatctatcatctatctatctctattatctatctctattatctatctatctatttatctatctatctatctatctatctatctatctatctatctatctagaacaAAATCAGTAAAAAAACTGATGTTATTGTACACCTGTTTAGCACTCACTTTCCTGTAATTGAAttagaaaggatagaacatttGAGACTCCTGGATGGAGTACAGAGCTAGAAtatataaaatgtaacctttaatagaaatctttaaaattatatacaaaggacaaaacatttaaaatcaacGTCTGCTATTTAAATCCGGTCTTAGGTTATAGATTATAACACTTGCATCAGGAATAATGGGTAAATCTTAGATTGAGAATGGGAATATAGTTAGCAAACTGATATGTCAGTATTTAGATACACATACAGTCCTCAGCTAGGACTgtatgtgtagatagatagatatctatctatatctattttctatttatctatctatctctattatctatctatctatctatttatctatcatctatctatctatctatctatctatctatctatctatctatctatctatctatctatctatctatctatctatctatttatctctattatctatttatctatctctattatattatatctctattatatattgatctatctatctattatctatctatttatctctccctctctctctctctctctctgtctctctctctctctatattatctatatatctattatctatctattatctattaatcaatcatctatctatctatatctaatctcTCTATctaatctctctatcatctatctatctatctatctatctatctatctatctatctatctatctatctatctatctatctatctatctatctccccctctctctattatctatatatctattatcatCTATTAATCAATCATCTATCAATATCTAAtctctctaatctatctatctatctatctatctatctatctatctatctatctatctatctatctatctctatttatctctttctatctatatattatctctCTATagaatctctctctatctatcatctatctatctatctatctatctatctatctatctatctatctatctatctatctatctatctatctatctatctatctatctatctatctatctatctatctatctatctatctatctatttatttatctctatctatctatcatctatctatctatctatctatctatctatctatctatctatctatctatctatctatctatctatctatctatctatctatctatctatctatctatctatctatctatcaattatctatctatttatctctatctatcatctatctatctatctatctatctatctatctatctatctatctatctatctatctatctatctatctatctatctatctatctatctatctatctatctatcatctatttctattatctatctatctatctatctatctatctatctatctatctatctatctatctatctatctatctatctatctatctatctatctatctagtatatatctatttatctatctctatcaatctatatatctatcgatCAGTCTATGATGTATCTAAATGATATAGATAATATAttcctagattgcgagttttgcgttcgtgttttaacgctgaaaaaaatggccatggtgtggtgctctttgtctccttctgctggccagatgtgatattcccaacagtaattgatgaagccgtggactcaccgtatcttaggaaagaaacctaaatttaaactgtaaattaaactaacattactattatactaaaattaaaataactacaaattaaataaattaaattacacattaaaaaacctaaccctactaaatacaattaaatctataattacaaaaaaataaaacattctaaagtacaaaaaataaaaaaaatactaaagtacaataaataacaaacactaaattgtgaaaaataacaaacactaaattgcgaaaaataacatgaaattatccaaaataaaaacaattacacctaatctaatagccctataaaaataaaaaagccccccaaaataccccccagcctacaataaactaccaatagcccttaaaaagggccttttgtagggcattgccctaaagaaatcagctcttttccctgtaaaagatacaaagaccccccaacagtaaaagccaccatccaaccaaccccccaaaataaaaaacataactctaaaaaaaatctaagctacccattgccctgaaaagggaatttgtatgagccattgcccttaaaagggcatacagctctttttcattgccctagttagccaatcataagagtcAAAtgggtgcaggcaccaatcagcagctagctcccactagtgtagaatgtatgggtattcttttttaacaagagaTATTAAGAGAACCAaggacatttaaaaatagaagtggatttaaatgtgtcttaaaattacatgctctgtctatctgaatcatgcaagtttaattttgactttcctatccctttaagtcaggatcagactgatatgcttcaggaaagttcttctctgtgaaaggcacatgttgagcaaaaagaggctgcttcttgggtggtaactggccatagaacaagctattatgcgatTGTTCGTTCTCAGATTAAGTGCTTCTCTGTTTCTCTTTAAAAGAAAGAAACCTGTTTTACCCCCTGGCTTTTGTTTAACTGATAGAAATAAGACATTGCTATCAGTAATATTCCAAAAACACTAACAGAATTAGACTTACATGCAGCTCTTGTATCTTGTAACCTGTAGACTTTACTATTTGCCAGTACTCGCTTCCTTGGGAAAATGCAGTCTAACTCAACAGCTGTTACAAGGTGAGGATCCTATTTCCACACAACAAAGCAATGTTATAGACTAGGGGTTTCTATAAATTCCTTTCTAAATCTACCAAGTGTAAAACAATTCTAAGGCTACATTTTACCTTCTGTAAAgtagtttttattaaattaaacattttactaCTATGAAGTAGAAACAAAGAAATATTTTATAggaatttaagggacattaaacccagttTGTAAGCTGCATGATCATGTACCTTCATAGCTTAGCTGAGAAAAATAAACTGAAaatagtgctctctcctctcctgtaactctcttttggtacgtgaatagtatccctcctcatctgcaaccttttcactgcattctagtgctctctctcaTCTCCTGTAActatcttttggtatgtgaatagtatccctgctcatctgcaacctattcactgcattctagtgctctctcctctactataactctcttttggtacgtaaatagtatccctgctcatctgcaacctattcactgcattctagtgctctctcctctcctgtaactatcttttggtacgtgaatagtatccctccTCATCTGCAACCTTTTTACTGCATTCtactgctctctcctctcctgtaactctcttttggttcGTGAATAGTATCCCTCCTCATCTGCAAccttttcactgcattctagtgctctctcctctcctgtaactctcttttggtatatgtatatgtata
This genomic stretch from Bombina bombina isolate aBomBom1 chromosome 4, aBomBom1.pri, whole genome shotgun sequence harbors:
- the C4H2orf50 gene encoding uncharacterized protein C2orf50 homolog — its product is MGSRQVTIRRATSAGYRLPNKGPAHLASVSSSSLGKTHPGARQAPVQSAQDKAKQAWEDAVRKDCVWKEFVEAEKRGNKRWEENWNFLAEYDSMGNKKEEEPLPEHAPIFSAHSPNTTNENIGSRINTDLGQTLIHMDYFLTGGNQKKKLGHELLPC